One region of Brassica napus cultivar Da-Ae chromosome A10, Da-Ae, whole genome shotgun sequence genomic DNA includes:
- the LOC106371510 gene encoding TBC1 domain family member 5 homolog B isoform X2 produces the protein MTISEEIQRATCAYSPSRDHRFEKLRGVRWRINLGILPSSPSSTIDELRRVTADSRRRYAALRRRLLIDPHLPKKGINSPDLTIDNPLSQNPDSTWGRFFRNAELEKTLDQDLSRLYPEHGSYFQSSGCQGMLRRILLLWCLKHPEIGYRQGMHELLAPLLYVLQVDVQYLTEVRSNYEDQFTDLFDELAFQERDSAAYDFDIKKVLDDSMEEEEEEEGNENGHATKKKKPKRFDELDTETQTAVLLSDAYGAEGELGIVLSEKFLEHDAYSMFDALMYGGSSLGSVSVANFFVYSAPSDSVTGLPPVIEASSALYYLLSLVDASLHSHLVELGVEPQYFALRWLRVLFGREFPLSNLLTVWDEIFSADNSEVERVSSLEGDDDDVVSGFEFRILSSPRGALVAGMAVSMILYLRSSLLATENATSSLKRLLNFPEDIDLRKVIEKAKSLQSLALEINARRDLLPKGSRKPMRGHSLSVDSISLGGSSSSPVGRVPESYWEEKWRVMNSAEEEEKARRRKASQRQNTVKKSWSERVKLRLSRTESDPSDRSGNKPPIRRSLLDDLSKQLGDTDSDMERSSTVSESPSGECEENGSDKGKSEDQVELPLPVPENESEGKSVVNIFRDRNILSGKFQRLWRLGRGLSGEETSETKEAKPVEPEAKPVEPEAEPLEPEAKPIDHEEEEEKTNSDSTVGDGDTLKNTGRSMLEHIKVLESVLEQSSPENMAENHRVTVEEALRELRRLGTMLLSEQM, from the exons ATGACAATCTCTGAAGAAATCCAGAGAGCGACATGCGCCTACTCGCCTTCCCGAGATCACCGCTTCGAGAAGCTTCGCGGCGTCCGATGGCGAATCAACCTCGGAATCTTGCCGTCTTCTCCTTCCTCCACCATCGATGAGCTTCGCAGAGTCACCGCCGATTCCAGAAGAAG ATATGCTGCTTTGAGAAGGAGACTGTTGATTGATCCACATTTGCCCAAGAAAGGAATCAATTCTCCAGATCTAACCATTGATAACCCTTTATCTCAAAATCCTG ATAGTACATGGGGAAGGTTCTTCCGTAACGCTGAGCTTGAGAAAACACTCGATCAAGATCTTTCACGCTTGTATCCCGAACATGGGAGTTACTTTCAGTCCTCTGGATGTCAAGGGATGCTAAGACGGATACTTCTCCTTTGGTGTTTAAAACATCCAGAGATCGGTTACAGACAAG GGATGCATGAACTGTTGGCTCCTTTGCTATATGTTCTTCAAGTGGATGTGCAATATCTAACTGAAGTTAGATCAAACTACGAAGACCAGTTCACCGATTTGTTCGATGAGCTAGCCTTCCAAGAACGCGATTCCGCAGCTTACGATTTCGATATAAAGAAAGTTTTAGATGATTCcatggaagaagaggaagaagaagaaggaaatgaaAATGGTCATGCAACCAAGAAGAAAAAACCGAAGCGTTTCGACGAGCTAGACACCGAGACGCAGACCGCTGTTCTGCTGAGCGATGCGTACGGAGCAGAAGGAGAATTAGGAATCGTCCTCTCTGAGAAGTTCTTGGAACACGACGCATACTCTATGTTCGATGCTCTCATGTACGGTGGATCTTCTCTAGGATCAGTCTCTGTAGCGAACTTCTTTGTATACTCAGCTCCGAGCGACTCAGTCACGGGCCTACCTCCAGTGATAGAAGCTTCTTCGGCATTGTATTACTTACTCTCTCTAGTCGACGCTTCTCTCCACAGCCATCTAGTCGAGCTCGGCGTCGAGCCGCAGTACTTTGCGCTGCGTTGGCTGCGTGTTTTGTTCGGGAGAGAGTTTCCTCTGAGCAATCTCTTAACCGTGTGGGATGAGATATTCTCCGCTGACAACTCCGAGGTGGAGAGAGTCTCTTCTCTTGAgggggatgatgatgatgttgtttCAGGGTTTGAGTTCAGGATCCTTAGCTCTCCACGTGGAGCTCTGGTTGCAGGTATGGCGGTTTCGATGATACTCTATCTGAGATCATCTCTTCTAGCGACTGAGAACGCGACCTCTTCTCTCAAGAGGCTGCTGAACTTTCCGGAGGATATTGATTTGAGGAAAGTCATCGAGAAGGCTAAGTCGTTGCAGAGTTTAGCGTTGGAGATCAATGCTCGTCGTGATTTGCTTCCGAAAGGGTCAAGGAAGCCTATGAGAGGTCACAGCTTGTCTGTTGATTCGATCTCGCTtggtggttcttcttcttctcctgtgGGGAGAGTTCCTGAGAGCTACTGGGAAGAGAAGTGGAGAGTTATGAACAGCGCGGAGGAGGAAGAAAAAGCACGGAGGAGGAAAGCGTCGCAGAGACAGAACACGGTGAAGAAGAGCTGGTCGGAGAGAGTGAAGCTAAGGCTTTCGAGGACTGAGTCTGATCCATCAGATAGAAGCGGGAACAAGCCGCCTATTAGACGCAGTTTGCTTGATGATTTGTCCAAGCAGCTAGGGGACACAGATTCAGATATGGAACGGTCTTCTACAGTTTCTGAGTCACCAAGTGGGGAGTGTGAGGAGAATGGTTCAGATAAAGGCAAAAGCGAGGACCAGGTGGAGTTGCCTCTTCCGGTTCCTGAGAACGAGTCTGAGGGGAAGTCAGTGGTGAACATATTCAGGGATAGGAATATTCTCTCGGGTAAGTTCCAGAGGTTATGGAGGTTAGGTAGAGGCTTGTCCGGGGAGGAGACCTCGGAGACGAAAGAAGCTAAACCGGTAGAGCCTGAGGCTAAACCAGTAGAGCCTGAAGCTGAACCACTAGAGCCTGAAGCTAAACCGATagatcatgaagaagaagaagaaaagaccaATTCGGATTCAACTGTAGGTGATGGAGACACGTTAAAGAATACAGGACGTTCCATGCTTGAACATATTAAG GTGTTAGAGTCGGTGTTGGAGCAAAGTTCACCGGAGAATATGGCTGAGAACCATAGAGTAACGGTTGAAGAAGCTCTGAGAGAACTTCGTAGACTTGGAACTATGTTGTTGTCAGAACAAATGTAA
- the LOC106370342 gene encoding putative clathrin assembly protein At5g57200 has protein sequence MGTFTSLRKAYGALKDSTTVGLAKVNSEFKDLDIAIVKATNHVESPPKERHVRKIFSATSAIQPRADVAYCIHALSKRLSKTRTWVVAMKVLIVIHRTLREGDPTFREELLNYSHRRHILRISNFKDDTSPLAWDCSAWVRTYALFLEERLECYRVLKYDIEAERLPKGAGAASKTHRTRMLSGEDLLEQLPALQQLLYRLIGCQPEGAAYSNYLIQYALALVLKESFKIYCAINDGIINLVDMFFEMTRHDAVKALNIYKRAGQQAENLAEFYDYCKGLELARNFQFPTLRQPPPSFLATMEEYIKEAPQSGSVQKKLEYEEKEEEPEPQEEEQPEEPAEDENQNTETDQPLIEEEEEEPIEEKEEEEVKPSPLIDTDDLLGLNEINPQAAEIEERNALALAIYPPGHETSGPSNSLSLIEAGGSGWELALVTPQNNNNNNNPRPTVATKLGGGFDNLLLDSLYEDDTARRQIQLTNAGYGFGATATHGEPHSSNPNPFGMQQDPFAMSSNMAPPTNVQMAMQQQQMMMMNNNQNPYNNNNNYSPYHQQHQHFSPYPSSSASANPFGDTFLALPAPPSSSTQQQHNNHMLL, from the exons ATGGGGACGTTCACGAGCTTACGAAAAGCCTATGGAGCGCTCAAGGATTCCACCACCGTCGGTCTCGCTAAGGTCAACAGCGAATTCAAG GATCTAGATATTGCGATCGTCAAGGCAACGAATCATGTAGAGTCTCCTCCGAAAGAACGTCATGTTCGTA AAATATTCTCGGCGACATCTGCAATACAACCACGAGCAGATGTTGCTTACTGCATTCATGCATTGTCAAAGAGATTGTCCAAAACTCGAACCTGGGTT GTAGCAATGAAGGTGTTAATAGTAATTCACAGAACATTAAGAGAAGGTGATCCTACATTTAGAGAAGAGCTTCTTAATTACTCACACAGACGACATATTCTCAGAATCTCTAACTTCAAAGACGATACAAGTCCTCTtg CTTGGGATTGCTCTGCATGGGTTAGAACATACGCGCTCTTTCTTGAAGAGCGGCTTGAATGTTACCGTGTTTTGAAGTATGACATAGAGGCAGAGCGTTTGCCAAAAGGTGCAGGTGCAGCTTCCAAG ACGCATAGGACAAGGATGTTGTCTGGTGAAGATCTGTTAGAACAGTTACCTGCGTTGCAACAGCTTCTTTACCGGCTTATTGGATGTCAA CCTGAAGGAGCAGCTTATAGCAACTATCTAATCCAGTATGCTCTTGCATTGGTGCTTAAAGAAAGCTTCAAAATCTATTGTGCTATCAATGATGGAATCATTAACCTTGTTGACatg TTCTTTGAGATGACAAGACATGATGCAGTTAAAGCTCTGAACATATACAAACGGGCTGGTCAACAG GCTGAGAATCTGGCTGAGTTTTATGATTACTGCAAAGGGCTAGAGCTCGCTAGGAACTTTCAGTTCCCTACCTTAAGACAG CCTCCTCCATCGTTTCTTGCAACAATGGAAGAGTACATCAAAGAAGCGCCTCAGAGTGGTTCTGTACAGAAAAAACTG GAGTATGAGGAAAAAGAGGAGGAACCAgaaccacaagaagaagaacagccTGAAGAACCtgcagaagatgaaaaccaAAACACAGAAACTGATCAGCCGCTTatcgaagaagaggaagaagaacctatagaggagaaagaagaggaagaagttaAACCTTCACCATTGATAGACACTGATGACTTACTG GGTCTAAATGAAATAAACCCACAAGCCGCAGAGATTGAAGAAAGAAACGCATTGGCTCTTGCCATTTATCCACCTG GACATGAAACTTCAGGCCCATCTAATAGTCTAAGCTTGATAGAAGCTGGAGGAAGTGGTTGGGAGCTTGCATTAGTCACAccacaaaacaacaacaataacaacaatccTCGTCCCACAGTAGCAACAAAACTC GGAGGAGGATTTGACAATCTTCTACTAGACAGTCTCTACGAAGACGATACAGCAAGAAGACAGATCCAGTTAACCAATGCTGGTTACGGATTTGGAGCCACGGCTACACATGGTGAACCACACTCATCTAACCCGAACCCATTTGGGATGCAACAAGATCCTTTTGCAATGTCTAGTAACATGGCTCCACCAACCAATGTTCAAATGGCAATGCAACAACAgcaaatgatgatgatgaataataatcaaaatccatataacaacaacaacaattatTCACCTTATCATCAACAACATCAGCACTTCTCACCAtatccttcttcttctgcttctgctAACCCTTTTGGTGATACTTTCCTTGCTCTCCCAgctcctccttcatcttctaCTCAGCAGCAACACAATAATCATATGCTCCTTTAG
- the LOC106441816 gene encoding glutathione S-transferase T3-like, with the protein MDSIPSGTSKFVELLNSQQTVSFGNYEGSQGTGASNFEGDSAPERRERRKWTPTDDVVLISSWLNTSKDPVVGNEQKSAGFWKRIAAYFAASPLVAGCEEREPSHCKQRWHRINDLVSKFSGSYGAATRQRTSGQNENDVLKLAHQIYYNNYKKKFMLEHAWKELRHDQKWCDLGTAKTEGSLKKRKCEVGADTSSSQATENMRPPGVKAAKSSGKKPVLNEKTLTDFKCMWTIKEKELATKKELSKMSLLESLIERKESLTESEETLKNKLITDLLSD; encoded by the coding sequence ATGGATTCTATTCCTTCTGGAACTTCAAAGTTTGTTGAACTATTAAATAGTCAACAAACTGTTTCCTTTGGTAACTATGAAGGTAGTCAGGGAACCGGAGCTTCAAACTTTGAAGGAGACAGTGCTCCTGAGCGTAGAGAACGACGGAAGTGGACACCAACAGATGATGTTGTCCTGATCAGTTCGTGGCTCAACACAAGCAAGGATCCTGTGGTTGGCAATGAGCAAAAATCCGCCGGTTTTTGGAAAAGGATTGCTGCGTACTTCGCGGCAAGTCCTCTTGTTGCTGGCTGCGAGGAGAGGGAGCCAAGTCACTGCAAGCAACGATGGCATAGGATCAATGACCTAGTGTCCAAGTTCAGTGGATCATATGGAGCTGCTACTAGACAGAGGACTAGCGGCCAGAATGAGAACGACGTTCTGAAGCTTGCTCATCAAATATACTACAACAACTACAAGAAGAAATTTATGCTTGAACACGCGTGGAAGGAGTTGCGACACGACCAGAAGTGGTGCGACCTTGGTACTGCAAAAACTGAAGGGAGCTTAAAGAAGAGGAAGTGTGAAGTTGGTGCAGATACCTCAAGCTCTCAAGCAACTGAGAACATGCGTCCCCCTGGAGTGAAAGCGGCAAAGTCCTCAGGTAAGAAGCCGGTGTTAAACGAGAAAACTCTTACTGATTTTAAGTGTATGTGGACaatcaaagagaaggagttggCGACAAAAAAGGAGTTGTCTAAGATGAGTCTCCTTGAGAGTCTTATTGAAAGAAAGGAATCTCTAACTGAGTCTGAAGAAACCCTCAAGAACAAGCTCATAACTGACTTGTTGTCAGATTAG
- the LOC106371510 gene encoding TBC1 domain family member 5 homolog B isoform X1, translating to MTISEEIQRATCAYSPSRDHRFEKLRGVRWRINLGILPSSPSSTIDELRRVTADSRRRYAALRRRLLIDPHLPKKGINSPDLTIDNPLSQNPVKYLCVDSTWGRFFRNAELEKTLDQDLSRLYPEHGSYFQSSGCQGMLRRILLLWCLKHPEIGYRQGMHELLAPLLYVLQVDVQYLTEVRSNYEDQFTDLFDELAFQERDSAAYDFDIKKVLDDSMEEEEEEEGNENGHATKKKKPKRFDELDTETQTAVLLSDAYGAEGELGIVLSEKFLEHDAYSMFDALMYGGSSLGSVSVANFFVYSAPSDSVTGLPPVIEASSALYYLLSLVDASLHSHLVELGVEPQYFALRWLRVLFGREFPLSNLLTVWDEIFSADNSEVERVSSLEGDDDDVVSGFEFRILSSPRGALVAGMAVSMILYLRSSLLATENATSSLKRLLNFPEDIDLRKVIEKAKSLQSLALEINARRDLLPKGSRKPMRGHSLSVDSISLGGSSSSPVGRVPESYWEEKWRVMNSAEEEEKARRRKASQRQNTVKKSWSERVKLRLSRTESDPSDRSGNKPPIRRSLLDDLSKQLGDTDSDMERSSTVSESPSGECEENGSDKGKSEDQVELPLPVPENESEGKSVVNIFRDRNILSGKFQRLWRLGRGLSGEETSETKEAKPVEPEAKPVEPEAEPLEPEAKPIDHEEEEEKTNSDSTVGDGDTLKNTGRSMLEHIKVLESVLEQSSPENMAENHRVTVEEALRELRRLGTMLLSEQM from the exons ATGACAATCTCTGAAGAAATCCAGAGAGCGACATGCGCCTACTCGCCTTCCCGAGATCACCGCTTCGAGAAGCTTCGCGGCGTCCGATGGCGAATCAACCTCGGAATCTTGCCGTCTTCTCCTTCCTCCACCATCGATGAGCTTCGCAGAGTCACCGCCGATTCCAGAAGAAG ATATGCTGCTTTGAGAAGGAGACTGTTGATTGATCCACATTTGCCCAAGAAAGGAATCAATTCTCCAGATCTAACCATTGATAACCCTTTATCTCAAAATCCTG TAAAGTATCTGTGTGTAGATAGTACATGGGGAAGGTTCTTCCGTAACGCTGAGCTTGAGAAAACACTCGATCAAGATCTTTCACGCTTGTATCCCGAACATGGGAGTTACTTTCAGTCCTCTGGATGTCAAGGGATGCTAAGACGGATACTTCTCCTTTGGTGTTTAAAACATCCAGAGATCGGTTACAGACAAG GGATGCATGAACTGTTGGCTCCTTTGCTATATGTTCTTCAAGTGGATGTGCAATATCTAACTGAAGTTAGATCAAACTACGAAGACCAGTTCACCGATTTGTTCGATGAGCTAGCCTTCCAAGAACGCGATTCCGCAGCTTACGATTTCGATATAAAGAAAGTTTTAGATGATTCcatggaagaagaggaagaagaagaaggaaatgaaAATGGTCATGCAACCAAGAAGAAAAAACCGAAGCGTTTCGACGAGCTAGACACCGAGACGCAGACCGCTGTTCTGCTGAGCGATGCGTACGGAGCAGAAGGAGAATTAGGAATCGTCCTCTCTGAGAAGTTCTTGGAACACGACGCATACTCTATGTTCGATGCTCTCATGTACGGTGGATCTTCTCTAGGATCAGTCTCTGTAGCGAACTTCTTTGTATACTCAGCTCCGAGCGACTCAGTCACGGGCCTACCTCCAGTGATAGAAGCTTCTTCGGCATTGTATTACTTACTCTCTCTAGTCGACGCTTCTCTCCACAGCCATCTAGTCGAGCTCGGCGTCGAGCCGCAGTACTTTGCGCTGCGTTGGCTGCGTGTTTTGTTCGGGAGAGAGTTTCCTCTGAGCAATCTCTTAACCGTGTGGGATGAGATATTCTCCGCTGACAACTCCGAGGTGGAGAGAGTCTCTTCTCTTGAgggggatgatgatgatgttgtttCAGGGTTTGAGTTCAGGATCCTTAGCTCTCCACGTGGAGCTCTGGTTGCAGGTATGGCGGTTTCGATGATACTCTATCTGAGATCATCTCTTCTAGCGACTGAGAACGCGACCTCTTCTCTCAAGAGGCTGCTGAACTTTCCGGAGGATATTGATTTGAGGAAAGTCATCGAGAAGGCTAAGTCGTTGCAGAGTTTAGCGTTGGAGATCAATGCTCGTCGTGATTTGCTTCCGAAAGGGTCAAGGAAGCCTATGAGAGGTCACAGCTTGTCTGTTGATTCGATCTCGCTtggtggttcttcttcttctcctgtgGGGAGAGTTCCTGAGAGCTACTGGGAAGAGAAGTGGAGAGTTATGAACAGCGCGGAGGAGGAAGAAAAAGCACGGAGGAGGAAAGCGTCGCAGAGACAGAACACGGTGAAGAAGAGCTGGTCGGAGAGAGTGAAGCTAAGGCTTTCGAGGACTGAGTCTGATCCATCAGATAGAAGCGGGAACAAGCCGCCTATTAGACGCAGTTTGCTTGATGATTTGTCCAAGCAGCTAGGGGACACAGATTCAGATATGGAACGGTCTTCTACAGTTTCTGAGTCACCAAGTGGGGAGTGTGAGGAGAATGGTTCAGATAAAGGCAAAAGCGAGGACCAGGTGGAGTTGCCTCTTCCGGTTCCTGAGAACGAGTCTGAGGGGAAGTCAGTGGTGAACATATTCAGGGATAGGAATATTCTCTCGGGTAAGTTCCAGAGGTTATGGAGGTTAGGTAGAGGCTTGTCCGGGGAGGAGACCTCGGAGACGAAAGAAGCTAAACCGGTAGAGCCTGAGGCTAAACCAGTAGAGCCTGAAGCTGAACCACTAGAGCCTGAAGCTAAACCGATagatcatgaagaagaagaagaaaagaccaATTCGGATTCAACTGTAGGTGATGGAGACACGTTAAAGAATACAGGACGTTCCATGCTTGAACATATTAAG GTGTTAGAGTCGGTGTTGGAGCAAAGTTCACCGGAGAATATGGCTGAGAACCATAGAGTAACGGTTGAAGAAGCTCTGAGAGAACTTCGTAGACTTGGAACTATGTTGTTGTCAGAACAAATGTAA